A genomic window from Phyllopteryx taeniolatus isolate TA_2022b chromosome 2, UOR_Ptae_1.2, whole genome shotgun sequence includes:
- the LOC133474129 gene encoding uncharacterized protein LOC133474129 isoform X2 has protein sequence MAQMLSGESVVRLTHRPSVGAHLASLADWQSGTHTHTHVTRLVEWSAKLVDSQPRGSTASSSSSSSSSSSSNPIASPARARAVQRGIISAHFPSFPPTVVRFFFPPRASFSAGFHINCQPQFRSPTSPPPKKKKKKYLEMAFMVKHVVGGQLKNLTGGLTEEKPEAEKTDAAAQGMTQEEFEQYQQQLEEEKTNWTRLRSSRRATMWYCPPSWPR, from the exons ATGGCCCAAATGTTGTCCGGCGAGTCCGTGGTGAGACTCACCCACCGTCCGTCCGTCGGCGCGCATCTCGCATCCCTTGCAGACTGGCAGagcggcacacacacacacacacacgtgacgcGACTGGTAGAGTGGAGCGCCAAACTTGTTGACTCACAACCGCGCGGCTCGAcagcatcctcctcctcctcttcctcctcctcctcttcctccaatcCGATTGCGTCTCCTGCTCGTGCACGCGCCGTTCAGCGGGGAATCATTTCTGctcattttccatcttttcccCCGACcgttgtgagattttttttccccccccgcgCATCTTTCTCGGCTGGATTCCACATAAACTGCCAGCCTCAATTTAGGAGCCCAACTTcaccaccacccaaaaaaaaaaaaaaaaagtacttggaGATGGCTTTTATGGTGAAGCACGTGGTGGGGGGGCAGTTGAAGAACTTGACGGGCGGCCTGACGGAGGAGAAACCCGAGGCGGAGAAGACGGACGCGGCGGCGCAGGGGATGACCCAGGAGGAGTTCGAGCAGTACCAGCAACAGTTAGAAGAGGAGAA AACGAACTGGACGAGACTCAGATCCAGCAGGCGGGCGACGATGTGGTACTGCCCACCGAGCTGGCCAAGATGA
- the LOC133474129 gene encoding complexin-3-like isoform X1: protein MAFMVKHVVGGQLKNLTGGLTEEKPEAEKTDAAAQGMTQEEFEQYQQQLEEEKQEREANFAQKKAERATVRSHFRDKYRLPKNELDETQIQQAGDDVVLPTELAKMIAEDNQEEAHKQSVLGQLSNLQNVDMDQLKDKAQATLEDLKKQTENCSLM from the exons ATGGCTTTTATGGTGAAGCACGTGGTGGGGGGGCAGTTGAAGAACTTGACGGGCGGCCTGACGGAGGAGAAACCCGAGGCGGAGAAGACGGACGCGGCGGCGCAGGGGATGACCCAGGAGGAGTTCGAGCAGTACCAGCAACAGTTAGAAGAGGAGAA ACAAGAACGAGAGGCTAATTTTGCCCAGAAGAAAGCCGAACGAGCCACAGTGAGGAGTCATTTTCGGGACAAGTACCGACTACCAAAG AACGAACTGGACGAGACTCAGATCCAGCAGGCGGGCGACGATGTGGTACTGCCCACCGAGCTGGCCAAGATGATAGCTGAGGACAACCAGGAAGAGGCGCACAAGCAGTCTGTGCTGGGCCAGTTGTCCAACCTGCAGAACGTCGATATGGACCAGCTGAAGGACAAGGCCCAGGCCACGCTGGAGGACCTCAAGAAGCAGACAGAGAACTGCAGCCTCATGTGA
- the si:ch1073-459b3.2 gene encoding growth arrest-specific protein 1 produces the protein MRCWCNALALLQWVLVALDAQIICWQAILRCHAEPECDLAYGQYLAACEGNLRGTRRQCPSHCINALIRLNHTRSGPDLERCECAQDSECLGAKHAIEPCLPRPYPDDGGGGIGCMEARQRCEEDSHCHASLTAYLSYCGQLFNGRKCSAKCKATIQQMLYIPDGALLNRCVCDGVERPFCEVVKENMSKLCSMGDHHGVISDQPEVEDAYEDEDYDARQERDDVYSDRSAASRKLSTFGTLLFLPLGYVWL, from the coding sequence ATGAGATGTTGGTGCAACGCCCTGGCACTGCTCCAGTGGGTGCTGGTGGCCTTGGATGCACAGATCATCTGCTGGCAGGCCATCCTGCGCTGCCACGCCGAGCCTGAGTGTGACCTAGCTTACGGCCAGTACTTGGCTGCCTGCGAGGGGAACCTGCGGGGCACGAGGCGCCAGTGTCCCAGCCACTGCATCAACGCGCTGATCCGCCTCAACCACACCCGCAGCGGGCCGGACCTGGAGAGATGCGAGTGCGCCCAGGACAGCGAATGCCTGGGGGCCAAGCACGCCATCGAGCCGTGTCTACCGCGCCCGTACCCGGACGACGGAGGCGGGGGGATCGGCTGCATGGAGGCCCGCCAACGTTGTGAGGAGGACAGCCACTGCCACGCCTCCCTGACCGCCTATCTGTCCTACTGCGGACAGCTGTTCAATGGACGCAAGTGCTCGGCCAAGTGCAAGGCCACTATCCAGCAGATGCTCTACATCCCTGATGGGGCGCTGCTCAACCGCTGCGTTTGCGACGGTGTGGAGAGGCCCTTCTGCGAAGTGGTCAAGGAGAACATGAGCAAGCTCTGTTCCATGGGGGACCACCACGGCGTCATCTCAGACCAGCCGGAAGTGGAGGACGCCTACGAGGATGAGGACTATGACGCTAGACAGGAGAGGGACGACGTCTACAGCGACCGTTCTGCGGCTTCCCGGAAGTTGTCCACATTCGGGACGCTTCTGTTTCTCCCTCTGGGATATGTTTGGTTATAA